The DNA sequence TTCTCCTCTCTTCTCCGTTCTTCTCCTCTTCCTCCTCCGCTGCGCTGCTCTTTCGCGCGCTCGGGTGAGGGGCGTGTGTCTCCGTGCGGCTTCCCGCCGAGCGGCTTGGGGTGAAGGTGCTCGGATGCACCGGTCATCGGCGGGGGCGGATCGCCACGGAGAGGCGGCCGGTCGATTGGGCGAGGGCCAGGTGGGCGGCCTGGGCCGGGGTGGTGGCGAGGACGACGAGGGCTCCGGTGCCGCTGTCGCCGGTGGGGGTGGTGATGACGCGGACGTTCTGGGCCACCGGGAGAGCGGCGGTGGGGCGGTCGGTCAGGTCCGTCGGGGCGCTGAGGACGTCGATCGTGTCGCCGGGGGAGAGGAGCTTGGCGGCGTCGGCGTCGGCGATGCGGACCGGGGTGGCGAGCAGGTGAGTGCCGTAACCGGCCAGCAGGCCGGGGCCGAGGAGGCGGGCGTCGGTCAAGGGCTCGCCCGCGCGCATGGGGGAGGCGAGGACGCGGCCGGTCACCTGGGCGCCGGGGCGGAGGACGCCCGCGGGGAGCACGTCGGGTGGGAAGCGTGCGGAGGTGACGTCCGCGGCGGTGAGCGGGCCGCCCGGGAGGTCGCGGGCCGCCACGAGGATCTCCACGCCCGGGGCGGGGCGGACCGAGATGAGGGCGCAGGCCATCGCGGTGGCGGCGAGCAGGGCGGCGATTGGGCGACGTCGCCGGGCGAGGAGACGACGCAAGGTGTGCATGGTCGTTCGTGACTCCTGAGGCGGGGTCGGGGCGTCGGCATCGATCGGTGGTCGGTACGGCTGCGCGGTTCGGCCGTGGACCCGGTCGCGGGCACGACCTGGCTGGGCATGGTGCGCAGCCGGGGTTGGGTCTGGTACCGCTGCCGTCCTGCCGCCGCGCCGGTCGCGGGGGGCGAGGCGGCAGGGGCAGGTCGGTCTCGTCACGCCAGGGTGTGGGGGATGGGCGCGCCAAGGTGGCAGGTGCCGGCTCGGGTTGTGGCCGGTGCCGTCCGCCGAGGGGCGTGGCGGGTCGTCGGCGGGCTCGGCGGCCGGCCGGTCAGTGGCTGGCCGGATGGACG is a window from the Thermopolyspora flexuosa genome containing:
- the cpaB gene encoding Flp pilus assembly protein CpaB translates to MHTLRRLLARRRRPIAALLAATAMACALISVRPAPGVEILVAARDLPGGPLTAADVTSARFPPDVLPAGVLRPGAQVTGRVLASPMRAGEPLTDARLLGPGLLAGYGTHLLATPVRIADADAAKLLSPGDTIDVLSAPTDLTDRPTAALPVAQNVRVITTPTGDSGTGALVVLATTPAQAAHLALAQSTGRLSVAIRPRR